The Bacillus zhangzhouensis region TTTATGGATGCAAATGATTGATGCCTTTCATCTGTATGCATTGCTGCGCAGCGAGGGTCTAAGTGAAGCGGCGGCAAAGGCGGCAAAAGGTGTGTATGACCGAGGCCAGCCTTTCTTGCAGCTAGGGACGGTGTTTGCCATCAGCATCGGAACCTCTCTTGTTCCATTTTTATCGGCAGCCATGAGGAATGGGGAGCATGAAGCGATACGGCAAAAAGTTCGGTCATCGGTTAAGACCACGTCAGTATTAGGGATTGGGTCAGCGGTTGGGCTGATTTGTATTTTATCACCAGTAAATACCATGCTTTTTCGTAATGACTTAGGCACCGATGCCTTGCAAATATTCTGTATATCAATTGCCTTTACGTCGATTGCCATGACGCAGGCGGCTTTACTGCAAGGGCTCGGGCATACCGTGTATCCCGCTGTTGTGGTGATCCTCAGCGTGCTGGTGAAATGGATTCTAACGATTGTGTTTGTTCCGTTATTTGGCATCCACGGTGCCGCATGGTCAACTGTATGTGGTTTTCTCACAGCAGCCGTACTCAATGCTGTTTATTTGAAGCATAAAGGATGGATTTCATTGAGAGAACTGTTCCCGGTGAAAATTCTTTTATCAGCCGCTTTCATGGCTGTTATCTTAATAGGATATCAGGCTTTGTTTTCCTGGGTGATCCCCTTTGAAAAACGTCCGTTTTCCGTTTTAGAGAGCCTGACATCCGTTTTTATTGGTGGTTTCGCCTTTTTATATAGTATTCTTAAGATAGAAGTTTTTACGGACGAGGAATGGAGACTCATTCCATTAGGAGAAAAGATTTTATATTTTAAACAGATGAGAGGGAATCAAAATGGCAGGTAAGATTACCGTCGTTGGTCTTGGGGCAGGCGACATGGATCAGCTGACGCTCGGTGTATATCAGCAGCTGAAGCAGGCGAAAGAAGTATTTATGAGAACGCAGGATCATCCGCTTACCGCAGAGTTGATGCAGGAGATCCCATCTCTCACCTTTTTTGACGAGATTTATGAAAAGTACGATCAGTTTGATCAGGTGTATAAGGAAATTACCGAAATATTATTTGCAGAGGCAGCGGAAAAAGAGATTGTGTACGCAGTACCTGGTCATCCATTTGTAGCAGAAAAGACCGTACAACTGCTCGTCGCCGGGCAGAAGGAGCGCGGGATTGAGGTGTCTGTCGCTGGTGGACAAAGCTTTCTAGATGCGACATTTAACTCCTTGCAGATTGATCCCATCGAGGGATTACAATTCGTTGATGCAGGGGATATGAGAGCGGATGATCTGAAATTAACCCAGCATGTCCTGATTTGTCAGGTATATGATCAAATGACAGCTTCGAATGTAAAGCTTACACTGATGGAAAAGCTCCCTGACGATTATGAAGTTTATATTGTGACTGCAGCTGGAAGCAGTCAGGAACAGATTACTGCTGCTCCTTTATTTGAACTTGATCGGGATGTGACGATAAATAACTTAACGAGTGTTTATGTTCCTCCGATTCAAGATGAACAGCTGCTCTATCAACAATTTGACACCTTCCGTGATGTCATACGTACATTAAGAGGTCCGGGCGGCTGTCCATGGGATCAAAAGCAAACCAATGAGTCACTCAAACCATATTTAATTGAAGAATGCTATGAACTGCTTGAAGCGATAGATGAAGATGACCCAGATCATATGGTGGAAGAGCTCGGAGACGTGCTGCTGCAGGTGCTACTTCACGCACAAATTGGCGAAGATGATGGTTATTTCTCAATTGATGACGTCATCCAGCATGTCACAGAAAAAATGATTCTGCGGCACCCCCATGTGTTTGGTGACACGAATGTTTCTGAAGCGGCCGATGTGGTCGCCAACTGGGAAAAAATCAAGCAACTGGAAAAGCCAGAGCGGGCCGCCTCTATTTTGCAATCGATTCCGGCGACACTTCCAGCACTAACAAAGGCATATAAACTCCAAAAGAAAGCCGCCAAGGTAGGCTTTGATTGGAAAGATGTTCAAGAAATTTGGAACAAATACGAAGAAGAAAAGCAGGAATTTCTCGTTGAAGTGGCAGAGAAGAAGGACGAAGGTGCAACGAAGCAGATGAAAGATGAATTTGGAGATCTTTTGTTTGTTCTCGTCAACATTGGACGGTTCTATCACCTAGAGCCTGAAACGGCGCTCGCCTCTGCCAACACAAAATTCATTCGTCGCTTTCAGCATATCGAACAAAAAGCAAAGGACATGGGCCGTTCATTGGCTGACTTAACACTAGAGGAAATGGACGATCTATGGAACGATGCGAAACGCATAGAAAGAGGTGAACATACATGAGATTAGATAAATTTTTAAAAGTGTCCCGTTTAATTAAAAGAAGAACATTGGCAAAAGAAGTAGCTGATCAAGGCAGGATTTCTATTAACGGAACACAGGCAAAAGCAAGCTCTGACGTGAAAGAAGGAGATGAGCTGCAAATCCGCTTTGGTCAAAAGCTAGTGACTGTTCAAGTCAACGAGTTAAAGGACACGACGAAAAAAGAAGAAGCGGCTGGCATGTATACTGTGCTAAAAGAAGAAAAAACAGCAGAATAGGGCTTGTTCTAAATGACCCTCTTAACACATACAATGCAGTAACATGCAAGTATGAGATATGGGGGATGTATAAATGAATCAATATTTTAATCAACCTCAAGGCACAAAGCTGTCATCAGAAGCGGAGCACAATGTCACAATGCGAAACAGAAAGCATTTAGATATTACCGGTGTCAAACAAGTGGAAAGCTTTGATAGTGAAGAATTTCTGCTTGAGACGGTCATGGGGATTCTCGCCATCCGCGGAGAAAACCTGCAAATGAAAAACCTAGACGTCGAAAAGGGCGTTGTATCGATCAAAGGGCGTGTCTTTGATTTAATCTATGTTGATGAGCAGCACGGGGAGA contains the following coding sequences:
- a CDS encoding polysaccharide biosynthesis protein; this encodes MKNAVNQPHRLFQGAVILTIAGLLSKVLSAVYRVPFQNIVGDTGFYIYQQVYPFLGIAIMLGTTGFPVMVSKLLSEHGEENRRIITRVSLVYITLLSLILFLCLYIGAGTMASLMADSQLILLIQMSAFVFLFLPLTVMLRGVFQSDGLMLPTAVSQLVEQLIRVGVLLVLSFYFVRHGFSLYETGAGAVFSSIAGSAASLILLLFLWLTYRKQSAASMSGKQATLRKKDILKSLVLYTLTICVSGLLILWMQMIDAFHLYALLRSEGLSEAAAKAAKGVYDRGQPFLQLGTVFAISIGTSLVPFLSAAMRNGEHEAIRQKVRSSVKTTSVLGIGSAVGLICILSPVNTMLFRNDLGTDALQIFCISIAFTSIAMTQAALLQGLGHTVYPAVVVILSVLVKWILTIVFVPLFGIHGAAWSTVCGFLTAAVLNAVYLKHKGWISLRELFPVKILLSAAFMAVILIGYQALFSWVIPFEKRPFSVLESLTSVFIGGFAFLYSILKIEVFTDEEWRLIPLGEKILYFKQMRGNQNGR
- the mazG gene encoding nucleoside triphosphate pyrophosphohydrolase, with the translated sequence MAGKITVVGLGAGDMDQLTLGVYQQLKQAKEVFMRTQDHPLTAELMQEIPSLTFFDEIYEKYDQFDQVYKEITEILFAEAAEKEIVYAVPGHPFVAEKTVQLLVAGQKERGIEVSVAGGQSFLDATFNSLQIDPIEGLQFVDAGDMRADDLKLTQHVLICQVYDQMTASNVKLTLMEKLPDDYEVYIVTAAGSSQEQITAAPLFELDRDVTINNLTSVYVPPIQDEQLLYQQFDTFRDVIRTLRGPGGCPWDQKQTNESLKPYLIEECYELLEAIDEDDPDHMVEELGDVLLQVLLHAQIGEDDGYFSIDDVIQHVTEKMILRHPHVFGDTNVSEAADVVANWEKIKQLEKPERAASILQSIPATLPALTKAYKLQKKAAKVGFDWKDVQEIWNKYEEEKQEFLVEVAEKKDEGATKQMKDEFGDLLFVLVNIGRFYHLEPETALASANTKFIRRFQHIEQKAKDMGRSLADLTLEEMDDLWNDAKRIERGEHT
- a CDS encoding RNA-binding S4 domain-containing protein; translation: MRLDKFLKVSRLIKRRTLAKEVADQGRISINGTQAKASSDVKEGDELQIRFGQKLVTVQVNELKDTTKKEEAAGMYTVLKEEKTAE
- the yabP gene encoding sporulation protein YabP produces the protein MNQYFNQPQGTKLSSEAEHNVTMRNRKHLDITGVKQVESFDSEEFLLETVMGILAIRGENLQMKNLDVEKGVVSIKGRVFDLIYVDEQHGEKAKGFFSKLFK